The Candidatus Deferrimicrobiaceae bacterium genomic sequence GGATCGGGGTCGGCCAGCGCCTGGCTCATCGCAGCGGCGGTCTTGCCGCCCTGGCTCGAATGTGCCTCGTCGATGAGGATCGCGAAAGTGCGATCGCGGTGCGAATCTCCGATCTCGTCGAGGATGAAGGGGAACTTCTGCACCGTGCTGATGATGATCTTCTTGCCGCCCTCGATGAACCTGCGAAGGTCGCCGGAATTCAAGGCGTGCCCGACGGTTGCTTTCACGTGCGTGAACTGTTTGATCGTGTCGCGAATCTGCTTGTCGAGTATTTTCCGATCGGTAACGACGATGACCGTGTCGAAGATGTCCTTGTCGTCTTTCTTCAGCCCGATGAGCTGGTGCGCGAGCCAGGCGATCGAGTTCGACTTCCCGCTGCCGGCGGAATGCTGGATCAGGTATCGCTTGCCGGCGCCGCTCGCCCTCACATCGGCCAACAGTTTCCGCACGAGGTCGAGCTGGTGGTACCGCGGGAAGAGCTGCTTCCGCACGACCTTCTTCGTCTTCTCATTCTTCTCTTCGACGAGCTGGGCGTAATTCTCGAGGATGTCGGTGAGTCCCTGCGGCGTCAGCAGCCGCTTCCAGAGATAATCGGTCTTGAGCCCTTCCGGATTGGGCGGATTTCCCGCGCCGTCGTTGTAACCCCGATTAAGTGGCAGGAACCAGGACGCCTTGTCCTTGAGCTCGGTGCACATCCGCACTTCGGAATCGTCGACCGCGAGATGCACCACGCACCGGCCGAACGCAAACAGCCGCTCGCGACGGTCGCGATCGCGACGATACTGCTCGACGGCATCCTCGACCGTTTGCTTGGTGAGACTGTTCTTTAACTCGAACGTGGCGATGGGGAGGCCATTGATGAAAAGGACCAGGTCGAGCGCACGCTTCGTCTCGTCGAGACTGTACCTGACCTGCCGGGTGATGCTGAACCGGTTCAGGGCATGCAGTTCGGCGGCTTTCTCGTTGCCGGGGGAAGGGGTGCCGTAAAAGAGGGCGATATCGTGCGGACCGTGCTTCACGCCGTGTCGCAACACGTCGACCACTCCCCGCTTGGCGATCTCCTTTTCCAGACGGGCGAGAAAGGCGCGGCGGGCGGGCGTGTCGGTCGTCAGTTCCAGCGCGGCGGCAACCTTGGACTGCGTCGCCTCAAGGAAGGTCCGAAGATGGACGATGTCGACGCAATAGCTCCGGTCGTAGTCCTTCGGGTCGCCGGACAGCCAGCCCGTCCCCGCGCCGGCCGGTTCCGACGTAGGCCAAGGCCGCCCGGTCATCGCGGTCACGATCAGGCTCTCAAGACCCTTTTCGCTCGTGTCGGTCGGCAATGCCAAGCCCCTCCCAAAATCAACGACCCGTCAACGAAATTTCCGGGCAAACGGCACAACCTGGCCGCTTTGATAGACTCGCCTGCTATCGGGATTCTGACCCGGTCAAGTTATCAAAGCCTAACACGCTGAAAAACATAAACATGCTGTTTGTGCCTTATGGAAGTACCTTGATTAAATTGCTCGCCGGCGCGCCAATCTATCAAAGCGCCTTTTCATCCCTCTCCAGACGAATCGACTAACCGCCATTGGGATCGGAATTTACTGCCCGCATTCCGAATTTTCCCTTTCCTGGCAAGTTCCGACAGCATGTTATGAACCTTGATCTTTTTTTGCTTGTCGGAAAGGACTTCGGGCAATTTGCCAAACAGGAGGTTGTCAATCGTTTCCCGATCCACAGGCCCATGCTCGCGAATCAGCGAGCGGCGTGCGTCACCGCACCCTGTTTCAACACCTTCGCCTTGTTGAGAAAAGTCCGGTCGTCCCATCCTGCGACTTCGCCCGCCTGGCCCGGATGCTTGATGACGAATTGCTCACGCGCTTTGGCAATGGCTTCCGGATCGAGGTCGTCCAGCGTCGCCGATTCGCATCGCTCGGCCGACCAGTCGCGTCCCTTGGCCCAGATGGCCCTGGCTTTCCCGGGATGCCTGTTCAATTCTGTCGTGCTTGAGCCGACCCGGACAGAATGCTTGCCCAGAAAGGAGACCGGCTGGTTTCTTGCCGGCGAAATTTCGAACAGGACCACTCGCCCATCCGGATGGTCACCGATATGGACCTCGAATCCCGGATTCGGATTCAGCCCCGCAGCAAGCCAGTGGAGAAGGTCCTCTGGTTGCCTTTCCCTTTTTCAGCGTAGGGATCGAACCGGGGCCCGACAACGCGATGCGTCGAGTCATCGATGCCGAACACGAGATACCCTCGGGTCTTGTTGTGCAGGCACGCGGAGTTCGCGAGGGCGGACAGATTTTCACCGATCCGTTGTGGTTCGTGGTTGTTGGCCTTGAATTCCAGCCACTCCGTTTCGGTCGGTTCCGCACGAAGACGGTCGACAAGAGCGATCAACACCCTGATATCCATCGTTATGCGCTCGCCTCTCTCACCGGTTCCAGACTTCGAGGAGCTGTCCGGCAAACTCCCGGCTGACTCGCCCCTCTCGGTCGAGCCTGACTTTCGATCCCGGACCCAAGCGCTTGATCAGGTTTGTCAGGGAGATTCGCCTCTGGTCAGCCCGCTCCAGATAGACAATAGTCGTATTTTCTCGTCCCTCTTTCCACGGCTTCAAATGCACAACGACCCCAGGAGGGGACACCAGCTTCTTTCCCCATCCTTCGTCGGATATCTGGATAATCCGATTGCCGATTCCGATGGGACATTTACCAATAAAGGTAAATCGCTCCAACTTGTTTATTCCTGGTTTCTCCATTTGTTCAATCGCCACTTTTTCGCCGGCTTCCTGTGCCTCCCGGCTGCCTTCCGGAAGGTCCCTATCGTAAAGGTGTTCTATTCGAACCGGATCGAGTGCGAGTCGACCGCTGTTCCGGGTAACACCCTTCTTCCGGGTGCCACCGTCCGGAACTCGCGGGGGCTTGTAGATGTCTGCCAACCGCTTGAGCATTTCGAGACCAATCGGCTGAAGGCACAGCCCACGTACGAATTCCCGGGCTGAAGCAACCGCGGTTGCTTCCGTCGTTTTGATTACGGCTTCGACGAGATTGCGCGCCGAATTTCTGGAGACATTCGCGGAACCGATGATCGCCGTCCTGCCGATCACGAACACCTTGGCGTGAAGATTCTGAACGGTGTAGATCCGGATGCCTTGCCTCATCATCTTCTTCAATTCGGCCGGGCAGGTCTGGCCGCTCTTGACGGCCGATTCGCTGGCGTCGACGACCAGCCGACTTCCGGACGGCAGCGGCAACATGGCGCCAGCGCCCTGTCCGAAGTAGGCGACGGCGACAGACGCTGCAGTCTTCGACCTCTTCGCCGCATCCGTGATTGTTGGCCACACATCCCGTTCAGTCAGCAATCGGGTGCTCATGCCCCGGCCTCCGAGGCTTCGTCGTCCGGATCCGCCTCGAAACCTTCCACCGCTTCGGCTTCAAGAGGTTCGGAATCCTCGACCTCGTCGGGCAGCGAGGCGGCCGCCTCGCGCACATCCAGCTTCCCGGTCACCACGTCGGCGATCAGGCGGGTGCGGTATTCGCGGAGGAGGGAGATTTCGCGCTCTGTGCGATCGAGGACAATTTGTACCGGAGCGGTTGCCTCTGCAATAAACGCTACTATGGCTTTCTGTTCTTCCTCTGGCGCGGCACATATCGCAATACTCATGAGTCGATCTTGGGTAAGTTTCGGTTGTGCAGCCCCTGTGATCCAGGGTCGATAATTAAGGGTTTCTAAGAATCCAGCCAAATATTCGATATTGCCGCGCTTGGGCTTCAAAATGTGTGCGTGGTTATTCACCCAATACTTACCGCGAGCGATTATGGCAAGCGGCAGATTGCGTAGAACAAGATTCGCTCCGTCCTCGGCGATCAGCAGCAAGTCCTCGGCGAACAGATAATCGTCCACCTTGTCAATGACACCCGACGCACCGTAATAGTCATACAGGCGCGAGATCATTCTCCCCCGTTCAACAGAATTTATTGGGATCCGCCGCGTGTTAAGGCAAGAAAACTCATTCTTCATTCGCGATAATTCCCAATGCGCCGGGATTTCGCCGAGCCAGGGGATGCCGGAATCCTTGAGCGGGACGCTCGGGTCGAGGCCGCGGGTGACGGCGCGGTGGATGATGACCTGCTTCTGCTCAGAAAGCAGCGCGATCGTCTTCCGCTTCGCCCGGATCGCCTTCTCCAACCGCCGGTTCGCGTGATCGAGAAAACGCCCGATGGCATCCTGTTCGTCGACCGGAGGAACGGGCATCTCGGCGCGGGCCAAACGACAGTAGTCGATGTTCTGCCCTTCACGGATACCGGTGACGAAAAGCGTCAGCGCGTTGATGAAGTCTGGCGATTTGAAGAAGTGGGTGAAATAACTTTTCCGGGCACCTTCGCGCGGTGTGAGGATCGTATAGGCAGGGCTGATGATCCCTCGACAATGCGCGATTTCGATGCCTCCCTGGAATGACCGCAAACTGATGACGAAATCATCGGGTTCGACCAGTTTGAGAAGGTGCAGATCTTTCTGAGCTGTTACAGTCCGACTTCCGTAATCTTCCTTCCGCACAACTCCCTTGGTCTGCGTCGCCGCAAGCAACGGCTCGTCGGGATAACCCTTTTGGGTCCGTTCTCGGAACAAGACTTTCATCCGACGCTGAGACCAATGCCCCGGCACCGCCCCGAGCCACGCTACCCCCGAGTCCTTGTACTCAAGGTATGGTTTGAGACCGTCGATCACGCCTTGCTTCCCCGTCCCGCGAGCGATTGCCGCGTCATGAACCCGTTGAGCGCTTCCAGCACCGCCCGCCCTTCCGGGGCGACTTCCGGGGTGAAAACAGTCACTGTGGCACGACGGATCATTTTCCACCCCCAATGATCTGCTCTAGCAGCCCTTCGCTCTCCTTCTCCAGCGCCAGGATGTCGGCGCGGATTTCCTCGAGCGGGCGCAGCGGCTGCGGTTTATAGAAGTGACGGGTGAAGCTGACTTCGTAGCCGATCTTCGTCGCCTCTTCCTTGATCCATGCGTCGGACGTGTAGGGCAGCACTTCGCGGCGAATGAATGCCTCGATGCCGCCTTCTTCGAGCAACGGCACCTGCTCGGTGTCGCGCAGGTCGCTGTCGGGCTCGTATTCGACGACGCACTTCTTCCCGTCGATCGTCGCCTCGAACAGCCCGCAAAGCGGGTCTGGCTTGACCCTGCCCGGCTTGTGGATCTTCGCGATGACGGGCGGCGCGTCCTCGTCGGAGCGACTGACTGCGCGCAGGACGAGCTTGAGCATTGCGGCGGGGACCTTCAGGTCGAGCTTTTCGAGCGCCTCGGCCACCGCCTTGCGGAACGCGTTGTGGTCTTCGAACGGCTCCCCGCCGAGCGCTTCGCGCAATTGCATCGCGAGTTCCACGAGCTGCCCGTCACGCTCCCACGTCTTCCCGTCGAGCAACTTTTTCTTTTTCTTCTCGGACAACCCCTTCTTCGCGGTGCCGTCCTCGCCTTCCTCTTCCTCGTCGTCGCCCGAACCCCATTCGGCCAGACGCTTTTCCAACGCCTTTTCGACCGAGGCAAAATCGTCGAACAGCGCGTCGCCAAATTCGTCATGGAGCTGGGCGCGCAGTTCCTCGTCGCCCGACGCGAACCGGAGCGATTCGATCGCCGGCAACGTCAACTGGCTGACCAGCCGCAACGGCCGCTCGACGGTCACTTTCCAATAACCGAACGCCGCGTTGGGGAAGATCTTCGACTGCTCCGTTTCCTCGAACGCGAGGTAGGCATCGCAGATCCGGCGGATGTCCTCCTCGGACAGCTCGCAATTCTTCTTGCCCAGGTTCTTGCGCAGCGGCTTGAACCACTGGCTGGCGTCGATGAGCTGCACCTGCCCCTTTCGATGGTCGGCTTTTCGGTTGCCGATCACCCAGATGTATGTGGCGATTCCGGTGTTGTAGAAGAGGTTGAGCGGCAGGGCGACGATCGCCTCGAGCCAGTCGTTCTCAATGATCCAGCGGCGGATGTTGCTCTCGCCCTGGCCCGCGTCGCCGGTGAAGAGCGACGAGCCGTTGTGCACCTCGGCGATCCGGCTGCCCAGCGGCGTCTTGTGGTTCATCTTCGCGACCATGTTGGCGAGGAAGAGCATCTGCCCGTCGCTGGAGCGGGTGACGAGCGAATATTCGTTATCTTCGTCATGGCTTACCAGGAAGCGGCCGTCGAGGATGCCGTCCTTCCCGCCCATCGCCTCGAGATCCTTCTTCCAGCTCTTGCCGTACGGTGGATTGGAGAGGAGGAAATCGAACTCCATCGCGGGAAACGCGTCGTGGGAGAGGGTGGACCATTCGGCCCCGCCAACGATGTGGTCGGCGTTCTCGCCTTCGCCTTTGAGCAGCATGTCGGCCTTGCAGATTGCGTACGTCTCGGGATTGATCTCCTGCCCGTAGAGGTGCGTGATGACCTCGTTGCCGCGCTCGGCCGCCAGCCCTTTCAGCGTTTCCTCCGCGACGGTCAGCATCCCGCCGGTGCCGCACGCGCCGTCGTATAGAAGGTAAGTGCCCGACCGGATCGCATCGGCAACCGGCAGGAAGATGAGGTTGGCCATCAGCTTCACCGCATCGCGCGGCGTCCAGTGTTCCCCGGCCTCTTCATTGTTATCTTCGTTGAACTTGCGGACCAGCTCCTCGAACACCGTGCCCATGGCGTGGTTGTCCATGGCGGGCTGCCGGACCGAGCCATCGCCGTTGAGGACGGGATTGGGGCTCAGGTTGATGTCGGGGTCGAGGAACTTCTCGATCAAGGTCCCTAGTGCGTCGGCCTTCGAGAGCGTGGAGATCTGGTTGCGGAACTTGAAGTTCTCGAGGATGTCCTGGACGTTCTGGGAAAAGCTGTCGAGATAGGCCTCGAAATCCTGCCGGAGTTGCTGCTGGCTGCTGCGCGACTTGAGGTCGCGGAGCGTGAACTTCGAGGTGTTGTAGAACGCCTGCCCCGCGGCCTGGCATAGCGCGGCGCGCTGCTCGGTGATGCCGGCCCGGTCAAGCATTTCCTTGGTATCGAGCACAGCCCGTTTGGTCGGTTCGAGTTCGGCGTCGAGGCGTCGGAGCACGAACATCGGCAGGATGACGTCGGGATACTTGCCCCGCTTGAACAAATCGCGCAGGACATCGTCGGCGATGCCCCAGATGAACGAGACGATCTTGTTGTGGGTGGCCTGGTCCAAATCGAATCACTCCCGATAAAAAAAGGGGCCTGTGGAGGCCCCTTCAAGATTTTGCTGGTTACAGGATCGTCGCCGCCTCAGATATCCAGCGACGACACGTTCAGCGCGTTGGTCTCGATGAAGCGGCGGCGCGGCTCGACCACGTCGCCCATCAGCTCGGAGAAGATGATGTCGGGGTCTTCGCCTTCGCCGATCTCGACGCGCAGCAGGTCGCGCTTGGTGGGATCCATCGTGGTCTCCCAGAGCTGCTCGGGGTTCATCTCGCCCAGGCCTTTGTAGCGCTGGATTGTGTGGCCCTTCTGGGCGGCCTCGAGAAGCTGGGTGAGCAGGCACAGCGGGCCGTCGGCCTCGGGAAACGTGCCGTCGCCCTCGAGCCGGTAAGGCGGGGGGAGCGTCTCGCGCAACGACGTGAACAGCATGTTGGCTTCGCGAAGTTCGGCGGAGGCCAGAAGCTTCCGGTCGATCTTGTATTCCATCGGGAAGCCGCCCCGCTTCCAGCGGAGGACGACGCGCACCGACTCGCCGTCGGCTTCGGGGTCGTTCTCGACGGTGAAGCCCGAGAAGATGATCTCGGGACGCGCCGCCTTCATCCCGGCGACCAGCGCTCCGAAGTAAGCACGAGCCGACGCCTCGTCGGAAAGCGCCGCGAGCCCTTCGGCCGCGGTCTCGCCCAGCGGCATCAGGACGAAGGGCGACAAGCCGCGCCGCTCGAAGCGGGCGGCGAGCCCCTCGAGGCGCGAAATCTTCTTGAGCCAGACGATCAGCGCCTCTCCCGAGAGCGGTTCCCGGCCGGCCGCAGTCGGAGAGACCGAGCGGACGCTGCGACTCGCCGCGCCGTTCCCGATCAGGTGGTCGCGGAACGCCGACTCGTCTTTCAGGTAGGTCATCTCCTTGCCCTTGCGGATGCCGAAAAGGGGCGGCTGGGCGATGAAGATGTTGCCGTTCTCGACCAGCGGCTTCATGTTGCGGAAGAAGAAGGTGAGCAGGAGCGTCCGGATGTGGGCGCCGTCGACGTCGGCGTCGGTCATGATGATGATCTTGCCGTAGCGCAGCTTGCTGCCGTCGAAATCGTCCTTGCCGATGCCGGTGCCCATCGCGGTGATGAGGCACCGGATCTCTACGCTCGACAGCATCCGGTCGATGCGCGCCTTCTCGACGTTGAGGATCTTGCCCCGCAAGGGGAGGATCGCCTGGAAACGCCGGTCGCGCGCGCCCTTCGCGGAGCCGCCTGCCGAATCGCCCTCGACGAGGTAGAGCTCGCAGAGCGTGGGGTCTTTCTCTTGACAGTCGGCGAGCTTGCCCGGCAGCGACGCCGAGTCGAGCGCCCCCTTGCGTCGGACCAGGTCGCGCGCCTTGCGGGCGGCATCGCGCGCACGCGCCGCCTCGACCGCCTTCTCGATGATCTTCTTGGCGACCGCCGGATTCTCTTCGAAGTAGGTGTTGAGCTTTTCATAGACGAGCGAGTCGACCAGCCCCTTGACCT encodes the following:
- a CDS encoding class I SAM-dependent DNA methyltransferase, which produces MDQATHNKIVSFIWGIADDVLRDLFKRGKYPDVILPMFVLRRLDAELEPTKRAVLDTKEMLDRAGITEQRAALCQAAGQAFYNTSKFTLRDLKSRSSQQQLRQDFEAYLDSFSQNVQDILENFKFRNQISTLSKADALGTLIEKFLDPDINLSPNPVLNGDGSVRQPAMDNHAMGTVFEELVRKFNEDNNEEAGEHWTPRDAVKLMANLIFLPVADAIRSGTYLLYDGACGTGGMLTVAEETLKGLAAERGNEVITHLYGQEINPETYAICKADMLLKGEGENADHIVGGAEWSTLSHDAFPAMEFDFLLSNPPYGKSWKKDLEAMGGKDGILDGRFLVSHDEDNEYSLVTRSSDGQMLFLANMVAKMNHKTPLGSRIAEVHNGSSLFTGDAGQGESNIRRWIIENDWLEAIVALPLNLFYNTGIATYIWVIGNRKADHRKGQVQLIDASQWFKPLRKNLGKKNCELSEEDIRRICDAYLAFEETEQSKIFPNAAFGYWKVTVERPLRLVSQLTLPAIESLRFASGDEELRAQLHDEFGDALFDDFASVEKALEKRLAEWGSGDDEEEEGEDGTAKKGLSEKKKKKLLDGKTWERDGQLVELAMQLREALGGEPFEDHNAFRKAVAEALEKLDLKVPAAMLKLVLRAVSRSDEDAPPVIAKIHKPGRVKPDPLCGLFEATIDGKKCVVEYEPDSDLRDTEQVPLLEEGGIEAFIRREVLPYTSDAWIKEEATKIGYEVSFTRHFYKPQPLRPLEEIRADILALEKESEGLLEQIIGGGK
- a CDS encoding ATP-binding protein, whose translation is MDIRVLIALVDRLRAEPTETEWLEFKANNHEPQRIGENLSALANSACLHNKTRGYLVFGIDDSTHRVVGPRFDPYAEKGKGNQRTFSTGLLRG
- a CDS encoding restriction endonuclease subunit S — translated: MIDGLKPYLEYKDSGVAWLGAVPGHWSQRRMKVLFRERTQKGYPDEPLLAATQTKGVVRKEDYGSRTVTAQKDLHLLKLVEPDDFVISLRSFQGGIEIAHCRGIISPAYTILTPREGARKSYFTHFFKSPDFINALTLFVTGIREGQNIDYCRLARAEMPVPPVDEQDAIGRFLDHANRRLEKAIRAKRKTIALLSEQKQVIIHRAVTRGLDPSVPLKDSGIPWLGEIPAHWELSRMKNEFSCLNTRRIPINSVERGRMISRLYDYYGASGVIDKVDDYLFAEDLLLIAEDGANLVLRNLPLAIIARGKYWVNNHAHILKPKRGNIEYLAGFLETLNYRPWITGAAQPKLTQDRLMSIAICAAPEEEQKAIVAFIAEATAPVQIVLDRTEREISLLREYRTRLIADVVTGKLDVREAAASLPDEVEDSEPLEAEAVEGFEADPDDEASEAGA
- a CDS encoding phospholipase D family protein, which codes for MSTRLLTERDVWPTITDAAKRSKTAASVAVAYFGQGAGAMLPLPSGSRLVVDASESAVKSGQTCPAELKKMMRQGIRIYTVQNLHAKVFVIGRTAIIGSANVSRNSARNLVEAVIKTTEATAVASAREFVRGLCLQPIGLEMLKRLADIYKPPRVPDGGTRKKGVTRNSGRLALDPVRIEHLYDRDLPEGSREAQEAGEKVAIEQMEKPGINKLERFTFIGKCPIGIGNRIIQISDEGWGKKLVSPPGVVVHLKPWKEGRENTTIVYLERADQRRISLTNLIKRLGPGSKVRLDREGRVSREFAGQLLEVWNR
- the gyrB gene encoding DNA topoisomerase (ATP-hydrolyzing) subunit B gives rise to the protein MTDEVNDVPVNGNGAADYTGENIQVLKGLEAVRKRPAMYIGSTDVHGLHHLVYEIVDNAIDEAMAGFCDTIVVTIHPDNSVTVDDNGRGIPVDTMAEEGGLSAAEVVLTVLHAGGKFDRDTYKVSGGLHGVGVSVVNALSETLVAEIRRDGKVHRLTFERGITATKLEVIGTTKRTGTRVTFKPDAEIFTETEFSFDTLSGRLRELSFLNAGIKITITDERNDKSLDFHYEGGISSFVEHLNRSKIPLHPKPVYIDGEREGVRTEVALQYNDSYQETVYAFANNINTHDGGTHLIGFRSALTRAINQYANAGNLLKGVKENLSGDDLREGLTAVISVKVPEPQFEGQTKNKLGNSEVKGLVDSLVYEKLNTYFEENPAVAKKIIEKAVEAARARDAARKARDLVRRKGALDSASLPGKLADCQEKDPTLCELYLVEGDSAGGSAKGARDRRFQAILPLRGKILNVEKARIDRMLSSVEIRCLITAMGTGIGKDDFDGSKLRYGKIIIMTDADVDGAHIRTLLLTFFFRNMKPLVENGNIFIAQPPLFGIRKGKEMTYLKDESAFRDHLIGNGAASRSVRSVSPTAAGREPLSGEALIVWLKKISRLEGLAARFERRGLSPFVLMPLGETAAEGLAALSDEASARAYFGALVAGMKAARPEIIFSGFTVENDPEADGESVRVVLRWKRGGFPMEYKIDRKLLASAELREANMLFTSLRETLPPPYRLEGDGTFPEADGPLCLLTQLLEAAQKGHTIQRYKGLGEMNPEQLWETTMDPTKRDLLRVEIGEGEDPDIIFSELMGDVVEPRRRFIETNALNVSSLDI